From the genome of Candidatus Deferrimicrobium sp.:
AGGGGACCGGCTCGGGCGGGAGATCGGCTCGCGCATCACCGTCGTCCTGCCCGACGGAACCGTGGTCGCCGATTCCGCGGTGGGGGCCGCCGGCGTCCCCGGGATGGAAAACCATGCCCTCCACCCCGAGATCCGCGACGCGCTGTCGGGAGCGACGGGGGTATCCCACCGGCGAAGCATCTCCACCCGGGAGGAACAGCGGTACGCGGCCCTCCCGATCGCGGTCGGAGGCGCCATCGTCGGGGCCGCCCGCGCCTCGGTCCCCGACGCCGCTCTCACCCGCCGTCTAAGGCAGATCACCGGGATCATCTGGGGGACCGGAGTCGTTGCCCTCCTCCTGATCCTGGGGGGGACCGCCGTCATGGCGCGGAGGGTCACGGGGCCCTTGAGGAAGATGCAGGCGGCGGTGAAGGAGATGGGGAGCGGCAACCTCGCGCGGCGCGTGCAGATCCGGACAGGCGACGAACTCGAGGAGATGGCGAACGCGATGAACCGGATGGCGTCGCACCTTGCCGACACGATCGGACAGCTCGACGCGGGGAAAACCCGCCTGGAAACATTGCTCGCCAACCTCGACGACGGGGTCATCGTCATCGCCGCGGATCGGTCGGTGCGGATGATGAACCGGGAAGCGGGAAAGATCTTCGACGCCTCGGAATTCACGGGAGTGGGACGCCCGTACCCGGAGGTGATCCGTCATCCCCAGGCCCTCGCCTTCATCGACGGATGGATGAAAGGGGAAGAACCGAAGCCGCGGGACGTGTCCATCACGACGCGCGAGGGCACCCTCGCGGTCCGATGCTCCGGGACGACCGTGCGGTATCTCGGGGAATCGAACGCGGACGTCCTCCTCACCCTTCGGGACGTCACCGAAGAGCGGCGGCTCTCGCAGGTAAAGAGCGACTTCGTCTCCAACGCCTCGCACGAGCTGCGCACACCGCTGACGAACATCCGCGGCTACCTCGAGGCGATTCAGGACGCGCTCCGGGAAGGAGCGGCGCCAGATCCGTCCTTCGCCGACGTAGCGCTCGCGAACACCCGCCGGATGGAACGGTTGATCGACGACCTCCTCGAACTCTCCCGCGCCGAGTCCGGCGACGTTCCACTGGAGAGGGAGGAGATCTACCTCCCCGTCTTCCTCTCCCGCGTCGCCGACCCGCATCGTCTCGAGGCGGACCGGGTGGGAAAGACCATCGACGTGACGGCAAACGAAGGGAGGGTTCGCGCGGATCTGGGGAAACTCGCCCTCGCCCTCTCGAACCTGGTCGACAACGCCCTGAAATACGGGAAAGAAGGGGGACGTGTCACCCTCTCCGGCCGGATCGATGGGGAGTCCTGCCTCCTCGAGGTGGCCGACGACGGGCCCGGGATCTCTCCGGAGCACCTCCCCCGGATCTTCGAGCGGTTCTACCGCGTCGACAAGGGCAGATCGAGGAAGCTGGGGGGGACGGGCCTGGGTCTCTCCATCGCGAAACATATCGTCGAATCGCACGGAGGGGTCCTCCGCGTCGAGAGCCGGATCGGCGTCGGCACCCGGTTCACGATCCGGATCCCCGGGTAACCCCCCCCCGAAAAGGAAAAAGGCGGGGGATCCCCCCGCCCCTCCTCCCGCCGACGCGCCGGCGGGGTCGATCAGCCCTTTCGGGCGGCTATTTCTTGTGGCAGGCGTCGCACTTCACGGGGCCCTTCTTCTCCTTCTGATGGCACCCCTTGCACTGGGTGTGGAACGCCTCCTTCGCGGAGAGCTTCTTCCCCTCGGTCTTGGCGCCGTGGCACTTTTCGCACTTCTGCTCGGCCCCGGCCTTGTCCTTGTGATGGCAGGTGGCGCAATCCATGGCGTGTTTCGCGTGATCGAAGGTGACCGGCCCCTTGGCCTTCGCAGCCTTCAGAACGATGGGCTTGTTCGGCGGGGCGGCGAACACCGTGCCGGAGGCGAAAACCACCGCTACGACCAACGCTGTCCAGAATGCCACTTTCCTCATCGGGTACCCCCCTTTTGGAACGAGATTGATGAGAATGATAGATTCGAATCGCCAGATAATCAACACAAACATCCGGCAAGGGCCCTGTCGCTGCAACCTACCGTTAATAAAGGTTTCTTCGGGCGAAATATTCTTAACACGAACTTAACACTTCCCTCACCCCCCCTTGATATACGCAACGTAGGGTACCCTCAAGCAGCAAAGACGAACCATCCTGGAGGGGGGTCGAACGAATGAAAAAGATCTGCGGAGTCCTGGCGGCAGTTCTGGCATTGCTCGCCGCCGCGTCCTTCGCGTCCGCGGCGGATCCGCTGGTGATCAACGGCGCGGGGGCGACGTTCCCGTACCCGCTCTATTCCAAATGGTTCTACGAATACTCCAACGCCAATCCGGGCGCCCGGTTCAACTACCAGTCGATCGGTTCCGGCGGCGGGATCAAGCAGATCACCGCGGGGACGGTGAACTTCGGCGCGACCGACGCGCCGATGACGGACGAGGAGATGAAGAAAGCGCCCGGTCCCATCCTCCACATCCCGACGGCGCTCGGGGCGGTCGTCCCGGTCTACAACCTCGACAGCGTGGCGAGCGGACTGAAGCTCACGCCGGACGTCCTCGCCGGCATCTACCTCGGCAAGATCACCCGCTGGAACGATCCGAAGATCGCGGAGCTGAACAGGACCGTCACGATGCCGAACGCGGACATCGTCGTCGCCCACCGCTCCGACGGGTCCGGCACCACGGACATCTTCACGAACTACCTGACCAGCGTGAATACCGAGTGGCGCGCCAAGGTCGGCCGCGGCAAAGCGGTCAAGTGGCCGGTGGGGATCGGCGGCAAGGGGAACGAGGGCGTCGCCGGCGTGGTGAAACAGACCCCGGGGGCCATCGGGTATGTCGAGCTCGCGTACGCCAGGCAGAACAGGATGAAGGTCGCGGCTCTCCGGAACCGGGACGGGAACTTCGTCATGCCGACGATCGAGGCGACCTCGGCCGCCGCGGCGGGGGTGGCGAAATCGATGCCCGCCGATTTCCGCGTATCGCTGGTCGACGCCCCCGGGAAGGAGTCGTGGCCCATCTCCGGGCTCACCTGGATCCTGATGTACAAGGACCAGAGGGACGAGGCGAGGGGCAAGGCCATGGTCCGGTTCCTCAAGTGGGCGATCCGGGACGGGCAGAAGATGGAGGCCGCGCTCGACTACGCGCCGCTGCCGAAGGCCGTGACGGAGAAGGTCGACCAGGCGCTGAAGCAGGTCACCTTCAAGGGAACGTCCCTGTACTGATCCATGGCGCCCCGATTTGGAAGAAATCCGGCGGACCTCGCGTTCGAAAAGGCGTCCGCCTTCTTCGCCTCCGTGGTCCTCTTCCTCGCGGTGCTCCTGTTCGCGGTGCTGCTGCGGGAGTCGTTCCCCGCCCTGCGGAAGTTCGGGGCCTCCTTCCTCGTCACCGGGACGTGGGACCCGGTCCTCGAGCGGTTCGGTGCGCTTCCCTTCCTCTACGGAACCGTGGTCTCCTCCTTCATCGCCTTGCTGATCGCCGTCCCGCTCAGCGTGGGGGCGGCGATCTTCATCAACGAGTTCGCGCCTCCATGGCTGAAAGCCCCCGTCTCCCTGCTGGCGGAACTCCTCGCCGCCATCCCCAGCGTCATCTACGGCCTTTGGGGGATCTTCATCCTGGTCCCGATCCTCCGGTACGGGCTCATGAAGCCGTTGGCGAAATACCTCGGCTGGATCCCCCTCTTCAAGGGACCGGTGTACGGCCCGAGCATGCTGGCTGCGGGGGTGCTCCTCGCGATCATGATCATCCCGTTCATCCTGTCGGTCAGCCGGGAGGTGCTGGCCACCGTCCCGCAGCGGCAAAAAGAGGCGGTCCTCTCGCTTGGCGGCACCCGATGGGAGATGATCCGGATCGTGATCGGGCAACACTGCCTCCCGGGGATCTTCGGCGCAACGATCCTCGGCCTCGGGCGGGCCCTGGGGGAGACGATGGCGGTCACGATGGTCATCGGGAACCGGCCCGAGATCTTCGCCTCCCTCTTCCAGCAGGGATACTCGATGGCGGCGGTGATCGCCAACGAGTTCGCCGAGGCCGGAGGTCTCCAGCTTTCGTCGCTCATCCTGATCGGCCTCCTCCTGATGCTGGTGACGTTCGTCGTGAACCTCGCGGCCAAGGGAATCCTTTCGAAGATGGTCGCGCGCGCCTCGAGGGGGATCTGACGTGACCGGGACGATCGCCTTCCGCCGGAAGGCCACCGACCGCGTCATGAGGTGGGTGTTCACCCTCTGCGCGTTCCTCGTCGTCCTGCCGTTGTTCCTGATCTTTTTCGACCTGGTGATCAAGGGAGCGAAGGAGCTCCGATGGACCCTGCTCGTCGACCTTCCCCACCCGGTGGGGGAACCGGGGGGAGGCATCGCGAACGGGATCCTGGGCACCATCGTCATCACCCTTCTCACGATGACGTGGTCGGTGCCGGTGGCGGTGCTGTCCGGCATCTACCTCGCGGAGTACGGCAGGGGAAAGCTCTCCTCCGCCGTGCGGTTCGCCGTCGACACGCTGACCGGCGTCCCCTCCATCATCATGGGGATCTTCGCGTACATTCTCGTTGTCCTGCCGATGAAACGGTTCTCCGCCTGGGCCGGAGCGGCGGCGCTCTCCATGATCTTCATCCCCGTCGTCGTCCGGACGACGGAGGACATGCTCCGGACCGTGCCGACGACGGTTCGGGAAGGCGCCCTGGCGCTGGGGATCGCGCGGTGGAAGGCCACGCTGCGCATCACGGTGCGGACGGCATGGCCGGGCATTCTGACGGGGATCCTCCTCGCCATGTCGCGCATCATAGGGGAGACCGCCCCCCTGATCTTCACCGCGCTCGGGAACCAGTTCTGGCAGACGAAGTTCGACCAGCCGATGGCGGCGGTGCCGCTCCAGGTTTTCACGTACGCGATCTCGCCCTACGAGGACTGGCATGACAAGGCATGGGCGGGGGCCCTCGTACTGATCACGATGGTTCTTCTGATCAACATCGCCGCCCGGGTCCTCACCCGGGAGAAACGGTAGGAGGAAGGGAGCGCGATGGAAAACGTCTTCGAGATCCACGACCTCAGCACCTGGTTCGGGGAGAACCAGGTGCTGAAGAAGATCCGGATGGACATCGGGAAAAACTCCGTCACCTCGGTGATGGGCCCCTCCGGGTGCGGGAAGAGCACCTTCATCCGGTGCCTCAACCGGATGCACGACATGACCCCGGGATTCCGGATGAGCGGGCGGATCCTGCTGGACGGCGTCGACATCCACTCCGAGCGGATCGACCCGGTCACCCTGCGCCGGAGGGTCGGAATGGTCTTCCAGCAGCCGAACCCGTTCCCGCGCATGTCGGTGTTCGAGAACGTGGCGGTCGGCATCAAGCTGAACGGGAAAAAGTTGTCCCGAGGCGAGCTGGCGGAGACGGTGGAGCGCTCCCTCACCATGGCGGCCCTCTGGAATGAGGTGAAGGATCACCTCGACCAGTCGGGGGTTTCCCTCTCCGGCGGACAGCAGCAGCGGCTGTGCATCGCCCGTGCACTCGCCGTGCAACCGGAAGTGCTCCTGATGGACGAGCCGTGCTCGGCGCTGGACCCGATGTCCACGGCGAAGATCGAGGACCTGATCGAGGACCTGAGCGGGAAATACACGATCGTCGTCGTCACGCACAACATGCAGCAGGCCGCGCGCATCTCCGACCAGGTCGCCTTCTTCCTCATGGGGGAACTGATCGAGATGGACAAGAGCGGAAAGATCTTCACGAACCCGTCGGACAAGCGGACGGAGGAGTACATTACGGGAAGGTTCGGATGATCTTTCCGGGGAGGTGGTGACCACGGATGAAAAAGCACTATTCCGAACAGTTGGCGGGGCTCCGCGAACAGGTCCTCCGCATGGGAGGGCTGGTGGAACAGATGACCCGGCGGGTCGTCCAGGCGCTCGTCCAGCGCGATATCGGCATCCTCGCCGAGGTCCGGGCGATGGAGGCCCAGGTCAACCAGCTCCACATCGAAATCGACGAGGCGTGCATCGAGCTCATCGCACTGCGACAGCCGGCGGCCGTCGACCTCCGCTTCATCGCCGCCGCGATGAAGATCAACACGGACATGGAGCGGATCGGGGACCAGGCGATCAACATCACGGAGCGGGCGGAGTCGCTTCTCGCCGTCCCGACGCTCAAGCCGCTGATCGACATCCCCCGGATGGCCGACATCGCGCAGGAGATGCTCAAGGCCTCGCTGGACGCCTTCGTGAACGGCAACGACGAACTGGCGTACCGCACGATCCTTCGGGACGACACCGTGGACCAGCTCAAGGACCAGGTGTTTCGCGAGCTCCTGACGTTCATGATGGCGGACCCGACCACCATCCCGCGGGCGATGGATCTGATCCTCGTTTCGCGCCACCTGGAGCGGATCGCGGACCACGCCACCAACATCTGCGAGGACGTGATCTTCATGGTGAAGGGGAAGGACGTCCGGCACCAGGGGCCGCTCGCCTAACGCCGTGTTTCATGAATTCGGCAACGTATCCAAAGAGCGATACCATCGGCTGCGTCGCCTCGGAGGGGGGACTTGGTCTGAATCCCCGGTTTCCCTTTGCCCGTCTAACGCATGAAATGATAGATTCGGTGTCGACATCCGACCACGGAGGGATTCGATGAGATACCTGATCCTCGGAAGCGGCCCGGCCGGAATCGCCGCCGCCAAGGCGGCCCGCAAGCTCGACAAGGACGCGGAGGTGATCCTCGCCACCGAGGAGCACGCCGCGCCGTATCTTCGCCCCCTGCTCCCCGACCTCGTCTCCGGCGAGCGGGAGCTGTCGGGCGTCGCCGACCCGCAGGGAAAGGACCTCGCGGAATCCGGAGTGAAGCTCCTCGGCGGAAAGCGCGCGCGCCGCGTCGACGCGGCGAAGAACCGGGTGACCTTTTCCGACGGCTCCGAGGAAACGTACAATTTCCTGTGCGTCGCCACCGGCGGCCGTCCGATCCTCCCCCTCGCGCTGATGGGGGCGCCGGGCTCGTTCCTCTTCCTCAACTCCCTCGGGGACGCGCAGCGAGTCCGGGAGCGGGCGATGCGGTCCGACACGACCGTCGTCTACGGCCCCGGCTACCTCGGCATCGAGGCGGCGCGGGCGGTGCGCAGGCTGGGAAACGAGGTGATCTGGATCAACCCCGGGCTCCCCCGGTTCGGGAACCCCATCTCCGGGGAAATCGAGGCGCGGATCACCGACCAGCTCCGGGCCCGGGGCGTCAAGATCCACGAAGGAACGGAGATCGCCGACGCGGTCGACGTCGACGGGAGGAACTTCGAGGTGGTGACGGCGGGAGGCGGGACGATCCTGTGCCACCTGATCGTCGTGGCGACCGAGAGGCTCCCCAACGTCGTCTTCCTCGAGGGGAGCGGCGTGAAGGTGGGGGCGGGCATCCTGGTCGACGAGTACCTTCGCACGAACGTCAGCAACATCTTCGCGGCGGGAGACTGCGCCGAGGTATACGACATCAACCGGAGGGAGAGCCGGATCAACTTCGGGTGGCGCAGCGCGATCAAGCAGGGGCAGCTCGCCGGCGAGAACATGGCCGGCGGCGGGAAGGTCTACATCAAGAACTCCGAGGATTACTTCGGGCTGCTGTACGGGGC
Proteins encoded in this window:
- the phoU gene encoding phosphate signaling complex protein PhoU — translated: MKKHYSEQLAGLREQVLRMGGLVEQMTRRVVQALVQRDIGILAEVRAMEAQVNQLHIEIDEACIELIALRQPAAVDLRFIAAAMKINTDMERIGDQAINITERAESLLAVPTLKPLIDIPRMADIAQEMLKASLDAFVNGNDELAYRTILRDDTVDQLKDQVFRELLTFMMADPTTIPRAMDLILVSRHLERIADHATNICEDVIFMVKGKDVRHQGPLA
- a CDS encoding sensor histidine kinase yields the protein MTRRLSLAAKFFLTHLVIAGIALTIAGVVGLFLVRNLVMADADENLLARARIVAETFRPLLADPSPKRQRIALEGDRLGREIGSRITVVLPDGTVVADSAVGAAGVPGMENHALHPEIRDALSGATGVSHRRSISTREEQRYAALPIAVGGAIVGAARASVPDAALTRRLRQITGIIWGTGVVALLLILGGTAVMARRVTGPLRKMQAAVKEMGSGNLARRVQIRTGDELEEMANAMNRMASHLADTIGQLDAGKTRLETLLANLDDGVIVIAADRSVRMMNREAGKIFDASEFTGVGRPYPEVIRHPQALAFIDGWMKGEEPKPRDVSITTREGTLAVRCSGTTVRYLGESNADVLLTLRDVTEERRLSQVKSDFVSNASHELRTPLTNIRGYLEAIQDALREGAAPDPSFADVALANTRRMERLIDDLLELSRAESGDVPLEREEIYLPVFLSRVADPHRLEADRVGKTIDVTANEGRVRADLGKLALALSNLVDNALKYGKEGGRVTLSGRIDGESCLLEVADDGPGISPEHLPRIFERFYRVDKGRSRKLGGTGLGLSIAKHIVESHGGVLRVESRIGVGTRFTIRIPG
- the pstC gene encoding phosphate ABC transporter permease subunit PstC; this encodes MAPRFGRNPADLAFEKASAFFASVVLFLAVLLFAVLLRESFPALRKFGASFLVTGTWDPVLERFGALPFLYGTVVSSFIALLIAVPLSVGAAIFINEFAPPWLKAPVSLLAELLAAIPSVIYGLWGIFILVPILRYGLMKPLAKYLGWIPLFKGPVYGPSMLAAGVLLAIMIIPFILSVSREVLATVPQRQKEAVLSLGGTRWEMIRIVIGQHCLPGIFGATILGLGRALGETMAVTMVIGNRPEIFASLFQQGYSMAAVIANEFAEAGGLQLSSLILIGLLLMLVTFVVNLAAKGILSKMVARASRGI
- the pstA gene encoding phosphate ABC transporter permease PstA, with the translated sequence MTGTIAFRRKATDRVMRWVFTLCAFLVVLPLFLIFFDLVIKGAKELRWTLLVDLPHPVGEPGGGIANGILGTIVITLLTMTWSVPVAVLSGIYLAEYGRGKLSSAVRFAVDTLTGVPSIIMGIFAYILVVLPMKRFSAWAGAAALSMIFIPVVVRTTEDMLRTVPTTVREGALALGIARWKATLRITVRTAWPGILTGILLAMSRIIGETAPLIFTALGNQFWQTKFDQPMAAVPLQVFTYAISPYEDWHDKAWAGALVLITMVLLINIAARVLTREKR
- the pstB gene encoding phosphate ABC transporter ATP-binding protein PstB; amino-acid sequence: MENVFEIHDLSTWFGENQVLKKIRMDIGKNSVTSVMGPSGCGKSTFIRCLNRMHDMTPGFRMSGRILLDGVDIHSERIDPVTLRRRVGMVFQQPNPFPRMSVFENVAVGIKLNGKKLSRGELAETVERSLTMAALWNEVKDHLDQSGVSLSGGQQQRLCIARALAVQPEVLLMDEPCSALDPMSTAKIEDLIEDLSGKYTIVVVTHNMQQAARISDQVAFFLMGELIEMDKSGKIFTNPSDKRTEEYITGRFG
- the pstS gene encoding phosphate ABC transporter substrate-binding protein PstS, which translates into the protein MKKICGVLAAVLALLAAASFASAADPLVINGAGATFPYPLYSKWFYEYSNANPGARFNYQSIGSGGGIKQITAGTVNFGATDAPMTDEEMKKAPGPILHIPTALGAVVPVYNLDSVASGLKLTPDVLAGIYLGKITRWNDPKIAELNRTVTMPNADIVVAHRSDGSGTTDIFTNYLTSVNTEWRAKVGRGKAVKWPVGIGGKGNEGVAGVVKQTPGAIGYVELAYARQNRMKVAALRNRDGNFVMPTIEATSAAAAGVAKSMPADFRVSLVDAPGKESWPISGLTWILMYKDQRDEARGKAMVRFLKWAIRDGQKMEAALDYAPLPKAVTEKVDQALKQVTFKGTSLY
- a CDS encoding NAD(P)/FAD-dependent oxidoreductase, encoding MRYLILGSGPAGIAAAKAARKLDKDAEVILATEEHAAPYLRPLLPDLVSGERELSGVADPQGKDLAESGVKLLGGKRARRVDAAKNRVTFSDGSEETYNFLCVATGGRPILPLALMGAPGSFLFLNSLGDAQRVRERAMRSDTTVVYGPGYLGIEAARAVRRLGNEVIWINPGLPRFGNPISGEIEARITDQLRARGVKIHEGTEIADAVDVDGRNFEVVTAGGGTILCHLIVVATERLPNVVFLEGSGVKVGAGILVDEYLRTNVSNIFAAGDCAEVYDINRRESRINFGWRSAIKQGQLAGENMAGGGKVYIKNSEDYFGLLYGAPLLERAGA
- a CDS encoding cytochrome c3 family protein, whose amino-acid sequence is MRKVAFWTALVVAVVFASGTVFAAPPNKPIVLKAAKAKGPVTFDHAKHAMDCATCHHKDKAGAEQKCEKCHGAKTEGKKLSAKEAFHTQCKGCHQKEKKGPVKCDACHKK